A genomic stretch from Glaciecola nitratireducens FR1064 includes:
- the trmH gene encoding tRNA (guanosine(18)-2'-O)-methyltransferase TrmH: MSTERYNRICQLLKMRQPDLTVCMEEVTKPHNVSAVIRTCDAVGVHKVHAVWNESENLRKCTAMGSHVWVKTQLHKTMQDAVGCFKEQGMQVLVTHLDERASDFREVDYTKPTVVLLGQEKTGATADAIALADHSIIVPMVGMVQSLNVSVAAAIVMYEAQRQRQAAGMYEEQSLDEKECQEILFKGGFPFLFKECKRRNLAFPYIDEKGNIQADEAWWKALQFSKEH, from the coding sequence ATGTCGACGGAGCGTTATAACCGCATTTGTCAATTACTGAAAATGAGACAACCCGATCTCACTGTCTGCATGGAAGAGGTTACCAAGCCTCATAACGTTTCTGCCGTTATTCGCACATGCGATGCAGTTGGTGTGCACAAAGTTCACGCCGTTTGGAATGAGTCTGAAAATCTACGCAAATGCACAGCAATGGGCAGTCATGTTTGGGTAAAAACGCAACTTCATAAAACGATGCAGGATGCTGTCGGCTGCTTTAAAGAGCAGGGCATGCAGGTACTGGTGACACATTTAGATGAACGAGCCAGCGATTTTCGCGAAGTTGATTACACCAAACCCACGGTCGTTTTGCTCGGTCAGGAAAAAACTGGCGCAACGGCTGATGCGATTGCATTGGCGGATCACTCCATTATTGTGCCAATGGTGGGCATGGTGCAATCATTGAACGTGTCTGTTGCTGCTGCAATTGTCATGTATGAAGCACAGCGTCAGCGACAAGCTGCTGGCATGTATGAAGAGCAAAGTTTAGACGAAAAAGAGTGCCAAGAAATCCTGTTTAAAGGCGGGTTTCCTTTTCTTTTTAAAGAATGTAAACGTCGAAATTTAGCGTTTCCTTACATCGATGAAAAGGGAAATATTCAGGCTGACGAAGCGTGGTGGAAAGCACTACAATTTTCAAAAGAGCATTGA
- a CDS encoding peroxiredoxin-like family protein yields the protein MKKWLLVAALALSAVVSTSALAIDRAVIADKAENVTPLLNGTTAPDVIVKTADGSPVSLRALLMQKPTVLIFYRGGWCPYCSRQLAELKSIEQDLVNEGYQVLAISPESPKKLQSQKLETEFAVTLISDESLDAIRGFGVGYYVPNDTRKLYKDRMDVNLTVDTTDKAVLPAPAIFIIDEAGTVQFSYVNPDYTVRPSAELVLSAAKLVKPKA from the coding sequence ATGAAAAAATGGTTATTAGTAGCGGCACTTGCATTGTCCGCTGTGGTATCAACGTCTGCGTTAGCTATTGATAGAGCGGTTATTGCAGATAAAGCTGAAAATGTCACGCCATTGTTGAACGGCACGACTGCGCCAGACGTGATTGTGAAAACAGCGGATGGCTCTCCTGTTAGCTTACGAGCTTTGCTTATGCAGAAGCCAACGGTACTTATTTTTTACCGCGGAGGCTGGTGTCCTTACTGCAGTCGTCAATTGGCCGAGCTGAAATCTATTGAACAAGACTTAGTAAATGAAGGCTACCAAGTATTAGCCATATCCCCTGAATCACCCAAAAAGTTACAGTCGCAAAAACTCGAAACAGAGTTTGCTGTTACCTTAATTTCTGATGAGAGTTTGGATGCTATTCGTGGATTTGGTGTTGGCTATTATGTGCCTAATGATACGCGTAAACTCTACAAAGATCGCATGGACGTAAATTTAACCGTCGATACAACAGATAAAGCGGTTTTGCCTGCACCTGCTATTTTTATAATCGATGAAGCTGGGACAGTTCAGTTTAGCTACGTAAATCCTGACTATACTGTTCGCCCGTCCGCGGAACTTGTGTTGAGCGCTGCAAAGCTAGTTAAACCGAAAGCTTAA
- a CDS encoding GGDEF domain-containing protein produces MSDIDDKELFGQLPASLLCKNLDSGELFANQTCLALFGAESASEDFLQHLEFYDADTRQLLKDTTHPFVTCAQNPNLKIQVRITSNTRNLSCVIQGNLVDVNDQRWVVLYVSSAQNNDLNGSQTENSPLSNHLMFNRLLSGISSQLINVSTDNLDSLIEESLGAFGVFCGVDRCYLFQFSENKEFMDNTHEWVAPGVQSFKADLQGVTTDDLPYFNEIIRREHVFKVPDVSGLPLVATLEKQEFERERIRAVLCVAVHINGELFGFIGCDIIGTPYQWREHDVRYLKLIGEVLSNTLKNLSNKLSLERVTAQLESANKRLTYLANSDGLTGIANRRQFDEALEKAINRGIRDKKSISLLMIDVDHFKRFNDSFGHSAGDKALKKVARALHDCCSQTDDLAARYGGEEFSVVLPETSEEQAQHVAIKIMDAISALAIPFATSPDNNVLTVSIGVAAQTCSTNLTGNELITLADKALYRAKDGGRNRIAVY; encoded by the coding sequence TTGAGCGATATCGACGACAAGGAGCTGTTTGGCCAATTACCGGCTAGTTTACTTTGTAAAAACCTAGACAGCGGAGAACTCTTTGCAAATCAAACGTGTCTAGCATTATTTGGCGCAGAATCAGCAAGTGAAGATTTTTTGCAGCACCTTGAATTTTATGATGCAGATACGCGTCAATTGCTTAAAGATACTACTCATCCTTTCGTTACTTGTGCACAAAATCCCAACTTAAAAATTCAGGTTAGAATAACTAGCAACACTCGAAATTTAAGTTGTGTCATACAGGGAAATTTGGTCGATGTGAACGACCAGAGGTGGGTGGTTCTTTATGTCTCAAGCGCACAGAACAATGATCTTAATGGTTCACAGACCGAAAACTCACCATTGTCTAATCACCTTATGTTTAATCGCTTACTTTCAGGTATTTCATCGCAACTTATTAATGTGAGTACGGACAATCTAGATAGCCTTATTGAAGAGAGCTTAGGCGCATTTGGGGTATTTTGCGGCGTAGATCGCTGCTACCTCTTTCAGTTTTCCGAAAACAAAGAATTCATGGATAACACGCATGAATGGGTAGCGCCTGGCGTGCAATCTTTCAAGGCTGATTTGCAAGGTGTTACGACTGATGACCTGCCTTATTTTAATGAGATCATTAGGCGCGAACATGTATTTAAAGTACCTGATGTGAGCGGCTTACCACTAGTTGCAACATTGGAGAAACAAGAGTTTGAACGCGAACGAATTCGTGCCGTACTCTGCGTAGCTGTTCACATAAATGGGGAGTTATTCGGGTTTATTGGATGTGACATTATTGGAACGCCGTATCAATGGCGTGAACACGATGTAAGATACCTCAAGCTCATAGGTGAAGTCTTGAGTAATACACTGAAAAATCTAAGTAATAAGTTATCGTTAGAGCGTGTAACAGCGCAGCTTGAGAGTGCAAATAAACGACTAACCTATTTAGCCAATTCAGACGGATTAACGGGTATCGCGAATCGTCGGCAGTTTGATGAAGCTCTTGAGAAAGCAATTAACCGGGGGATCAGAGACAAAAAATCCATTAGTTTATTGATGATTGACGTTGACCATTTCAAACGTTTCAACGATTCATTTGGTCACAGCGCTGGGGATAAAGCATTGAAAAAGGTCGCTCGCGCTTTACACGACTGCTGCAGTCAAACAGATGACCTTGCAGCGCGGTATGGCGGAGAAGAGTTTTCGGTAGTGCTTCCAGAGACAAGTGAAGAACAAGCTCAGCACGTTGCCATCAAGATAATGGATGCCATATCGGCATTAGCAATACCCTTTGCAACATCTCCAGACAACAACGTGTTAACGGTCAGTATTGGAGTTGCTGCACAGACGTGCAGCACAAATCTTACTGGCAACGAATTAATTACGCTTGCAGATAAAGCACTTTATCGCGCAAAAGACGGGGGCCGAAACCGAATTGCTGTTTATTGA
- a CDS encoding creatininase family protein, which produces MKNLVYLLLVVISIPVSALATEQATDPSTREMDRINWMEFQEWIPNKINTVLLPTGTLEPHGVANNGADNTAPFAISTTIAKRTNAMVAPTLAYGMTGSLAAYPGAFKMSAEVYKPFVKEILQGLVKNKFKNIIIINGHGGGQTAVLKEVAAEIANEHGVRTLVINWWSFAADITQEVFNENGGHAGWNENAFIQAIDPSLIQQDRYNDDLATPYPQNGSWSATPFPSSIGLYQEGEGYIKFDQKKADEYFTKVTDKMASFIVEIKTKWDKAGL; this is translated from the coding sequence ATGAAAAATCTCGTATATCTATTGTTGGTCGTTATATCAATCCCTGTTAGTGCGCTTGCTACAGAGCAAGCAACAGACCCCAGCACGCGCGAAATGGATCGAATAAATTGGATGGAGTTTCAGGAATGGATCCCAAATAAAATCAATACGGTTTTGCTGCCTACAGGCACCTTAGAGCCTCACGGTGTTGCTAACAATGGCGCGGATAACACAGCACCATTCGCCATTTCTACTACTATTGCGAAGCGCACAAATGCAATGGTCGCGCCCACGCTAGCTTATGGCATGACCGGCAGTTTGGCGGCTTACCCCGGCGCTTTTAAAATGAGTGCCGAGGTGTATAAGCCTTTCGTGAAAGAGATTTTGCAGGGACTGGTTAAAAATAAATTTAAAAACATCATTATTATTAATGGTCATGGCGGCGGACAGACGGCGGTGCTAAAAGAAGTTGCGGCAGAGATTGCAAACGAACACGGTGTTCGAACCTTGGTGATAAATTGGTGGTCGTTTGCAGCAGACATTACTCAAGAAGTATTTAACGAAAATGGTGGCCATGCAGGTTGGAATGAAAACGCATTTATACAAGCGATTGACCCATCGCTTATACAGCAAGACCGATATAATGATGATTTAGCGACACCTTACCCTCAAAATGGCAGTTGGTCTGCAACACCCTTTCCATCTTCAATTGGGCTCTATCAAGAGGGCGAGGGCTACATAAAGTTCGATCAAAAGAAAGCCGATGAGTACTTTACAAAAGTGACGGACAAGATGGCCTCGTTTATCGTTGAGATTAAAACAAAATGGGATAAAGCTGGCCTTTAA
- the recG gene encoding ATP-dependent DNA helicase RecG, with the protein MKSLADTPVTTLKGVGAKVAEKLKKLGLVTLQDVIFHLPARYEDRTRLYPIADLHAYLHVSIQGEIMSADIQYGKRRMLLVKVSDGTGSITLRFFHFSAAQTKSLAIGNIIRAFGEVRTGKANLEMMHPEYKIVDDPENTQLEESLTPVYPTTEGVKQLTLRNLTEQSLKQLDKGALLELLPDGLYEHQLSLTEALHLVHRPSPDIVIEDLEEGIHPAQKRLVIEELLAHHLSMLKMRSQSKSEPGIAVRTDEALKKKFLATLPFSPTGAQARVVKEIEQDMQRAQPMMRLVQGDVGSGKTLVAALSSLSAISAGYQVALMAPTELLAEQHARNFSDWLTPLGINVGWLAGKLKGKARAETLEQLALGNVQMLVGTHAIFQELVEYKNLAMVIVDEQHRFGVHQRLSLRKKGEKLGKYPHQLIMTATPIPRTLAMTAYADLDTSIIDELPPGRTPVTTVVLPDSRRADVIERVRQAAVEQKRQIYWVCTLIDESEVLQCQAAEDAAVALRTLLTELKVGLVHGRLKSAEKQQVMDDFKQGKLDLLVATTVIEVGVDVPNASLMIIENPERLGLAQLHQLRGRVGRGSVESHCVLMYSGPLSKTASKRLGVLRESSDGFYIAEKDLEIRGPGEMLGTKQTGIADLKIADLIRDAALIPDIKNMAEYVWREYPSNSQALINRWLAYKEEYGNA; encoded by the coding sequence ATGAAGTCACTGGCTGATACGCCGGTTACCACGCTTAAAGGTGTTGGGGCGAAAGTTGCAGAGAAACTAAAAAAACTCGGACTGGTTACCTTGCAGGACGTGATTTTTCACTTACCCGCAAGATACGAAGACCGCACGCGGCTCTATCCTATTGCCGACCTGCACGCGTATTTGCATGTGTCTATTCAAGGCGAAATAATGTCAGCCGACATTCAATACGGTAAACGTCGAATGTTGTTGGTGAAAGTAAGCGACGGCACAGGCTCCATTACTTTACGCTTTTTTCACTTTTCGGCTGCACAAACCAAGTCACTCGCAATAGGTAATATTATTCGCGCTTTCGGTGAAGTTCGCACGGGTAAAGCCAACTTAGAAATGATGCATCCAGAATATAAAATTGTGGATGACCCTGAGAATACCCAGTTAGAAGAATCGCTTACGCCTGTTTATCCGACAACCGAAGGCGTCAAACAACTCACCTTGCGCAACTTAACAGAGCAGTCTTTAAAGCAATTAGACAAAGGAGCGCTGTTAGAATTACTTCCCGATGGTTTGTATGAGCATCAGTTGTCGTTAACAGAGGCGCTGCATTTAGTGCACCGGCCGTCCCCTGATATTGTCATTGAAGATTTAGAAGAAGGTATACATCCAGCGCAAAAACGTTTAGTGATAGAAGAGTTGTTGGCCCACCACTTAAGTATGTTAAAGATGCGGTCACAATCTAAGTCCGAGCCGGGCATTGCCGTGCGCACAGATGAAGCTCTAAAGAAAAAGTTCTTAGCCACGTTGCCGTTCTCACCAACTGGCGCACAAGCCCGAGTCGTCAAAGAAATTGAACAAGATATGCAGCGCGCTCAGCCGATGATGCGTTTAGTGCAGGGTGATGTTGGCTCGGGTAAAACCTTGGTTGCAGCGCTCAGTTCATTATCGGCCATTAGCGCTGGCTACCAAGTTGCCTTGATGGCGCCAACTGAATTATTAGCCGAACAACATGCGCGCAACTTTAGCGATTGGTTAACCCCGCTCGGCATTAACGTTGGTTGGCTAGCGGGCAAGCTAAAGGGTAAAGCTAGAGCGGAAACGCTTGAACAGTTAGCGTTGGGGAATGTTCAAATGCTGGTAGGCACTCACGCGATATTTCAAGAGTTAGTAGAATACAAGAACCTTGCAATGGTGATTGTTGATGAGCAGCATCGTTTTGGTGTGCATCAACGCTTATCGTTGCGAAAAAAAGGCGAAAAATTAGGTAAATATCCGCATCAGCTCATTATGACGGCAACGCCGATCCCTCGCACACTCGCAATGACAGCCTATGCCGATTTAGATACTTCTATTATTGACGAACTCCCTCCGGGTAGAACACCCGTTACGACCGTCGTTTTGCCGGATAGTCGACGTGCTGATGTAATTGAACGGGTTCGCCAAGCTGCAGTTGAACAAAAACGCCAAATTTATTGGGTGTGCACGCTTATTGACGAGTCCGAAGTATTGCAGTGCCAAGCGGCTGAAGATGCTGCAGTGGCACTAAGAACGCTGTTAACCGAGCTAAAGGTTGGCTTGGTGCATGGTCGATTAAAATCGGCAGAAAAGCAGCAGGTGATGGATGATTTTAAGCAAGGCAAGCTTGATTTGTTAGTGGCGACCACTGTAATTGAAGTGGGTGTTGATGTGCCGAACGCTAGCTTGATGATTATCGAAAACCCAGAACGCTTGGGTTTGGCGCAATTACATCAGCTGCGCGGACGGGTGGGGCGAGGCTCTGTTGAAAGTCATTGTGTACTGATGTATTCGGGGCCCTTGTCGAAAACCGCAAGTAAGCGTTTGGGGGTGCTGCGCGAATCAAGTGACGGTTTTTATATTGCAGAGAAGGATTTAGAAATTCGTGGTCCGGGTGAAATGTTAGGGACCAAACAAACAGGGATCGCTGACCTAAAAATAGCAGATTTAATACGCGATGCTGCACTCATTCCCGATATCAAAAATATGGCTGAATATGTGTGGCGTGAATATCCAAGTAATTCCCAAGCGCTTATCAATAGGTGGTTAGCGTACAAAGAGGAGTATGGAAATGCGTGA
- a CDS encoding class I SAM-dependent methyltransferase — protein MRDPDMPLKDPVEQNKGIGMVILIEDKDHIAPQEDAKKLSTETGFPIVKRRSPAALKRSNSATAKNKSTNKKGHKTVKPNSKGDAETSASEEVSEWQLVYTTEGLALRLSNEPSWGDIMVDFNSAALNYRKQHGGGRNEALAKAIGIKGKDTLSVIDCTAGMGNDSFVMASVGAHVTMLERSPVIAALLEDALKRIDGIPELSERLSLVKTDATDYLLSKGEGNNVKRLADVIYLDPMFPHKKKSALVKKEMRAFQQLLGADMDSARLLEVALNYAAKRVVVKRPSYAEPIQLASGRKPNTAIESKKHRFDVYIQH, from the coding sequence ATGCGTGATCCTGATATGCCATTGAAAGACCCTGTTGAGCAAAATAAAGGTATAGGAATGGTTATTCTTATAGAGGATAAAGACCATATTGCACCTCAGGAAGACGCTAAAAAGCTGTCGACAGAAACGGGCTTCCCTATCGTAAAGCGCCGTTCGCCCGCCGCTTTAAAAAGGTCGAACAGTGCCACAGCAAAAAACAAAAGTACGAACAAAAAAGGTCATAAAACCGTTAAGCCAAATAGTAAAGGCGACGCGGAAACTTCTGCTTCAGAAGAAGTGAGCGAGTGGCAGTTGGTATACACAACAGAAGGTCTTGCTTTACGCTTGAGTAACGAACCGAGTTGGGGCGACATTATGGTTGATTTCAATTCGGCAGCGCTTAATTATCGCAAACAGCATGGCGGTGGACGTAATGAGGCTTTAGCTAAAGCAATTGGCATAAAGGGCAAAGATACACTTTCGGTCATCGATTGCACCGCTGGTATGGGTAACGACAGTTTTGTAATGGCAAGCGTTGGGGCACATGTCACAATGTTAGAGCGCAGCCCAGTTATTGCTGCGTTGTTAGAAGACGCGCTTAAGCGTATTGATGGCATTCCAGAATTATCTGAAAGACTGTCGCTGGTCAAAACCGATGCGACGGACTATCTCTTAAGTAAGGGAGAAGGAAATAATGTGAAACGCCTCGCAGACGTCATTTATCTTGACCCTATGTTCCCGCATAAAAAGAAATCCGCACTCGTGAAAAAAGAAATGCGTGCATTTCAACAGCTGTTGGGAGCTGATATGGACAGTGCAAGATTATTAGAAGTTGCATTGAACTATGCGGCTAAGCGGGTCGTAGTGAAAAGACCCAGTTATGCCGAACCTATTCAACTGGCATCTGGACGTAAACCCAACACGGCAATTGAATCAAAAAAGCATAGATTTGATGTGTACATACAACACTGA
- a CDS encoding peroxiredoxin, translating to MIEVGGTLPEAVFSILEDGEIKNPHTGTLFSDKKVVLFAVPGAFTPTCSAAHLPGYVALADKIKAKGVDAIICLSVNDAFVMDAWGKSQNADEIMMVADGNGSFSQLIGLDMDTDTFGGIRSIRYSMIVEDGVVRALNVEDPGRFEVSDAETILKQL from the coding sequence ATGATTGAAGTAGGCGGCACGTTGCCAGAAGCGGTATTTAGCATATTAGAAGATGGCGAAATTAAAAATCCTCACACAGGTACATTGTTTAGTGATAAGAAAGTGGTCTTGTTTGCAGTACCCGGTGCTTTCACCCCAACATGCTCAGCAGCTCACCTTCCGGGCTATGTCGCTTTAGCTGACAAAATTAAAGCAAAAGGCGTTGACGCTATTATTTGTCTTTCGGTGAACGATGCTTTCGTTATGGACGCTTGGGGCAAGTCACAAAATGCAGATGAAATAATGATGGTAGCAGATGGCAACGGCAGTTTTTCCCAGCTAATTGGCCTTGATATGGACACGGACACTTTCGGTGGTATCCGTTCCATTCGTTACAGTATGATAGTTGAAGATGGCGTGGTTCGCGCACTAAACGTTGAAGATCCAGGTCGTTTTGAAGTGAGTGATGCGGAAACAATTTTGAAGCAACTCTAA
- a CDS encoding NAD(P)/FAD-dependent oxidoreductase, translating into MIKTDVIVIGAGAAGLFCATEAGKRGRNVIVFDHAKRLGGKILMSGGGRCNFTNMYTSHENFLSQNPHFCKSALSQYTQWDFISLVNEYGIKHHEKTLGQLFCDDTAKDIVDMLLAECKKAQVDIKNRTEIIDIEFVDNRYIVNTSQGAFSSESLVIATGGLSMPKLGATPFGYRIAEQFGIPIIPTKAALVPFTLHEHDKAVIGELSGISVDASASCNNTSFNENILFTHRGLSGPAVLQISSFWEPGQEVEFDLFPNGDLVQDLLEQQQSSPEIQLSTALTRHYSKRFVQAAIPYFELENKPLKQYNPKQLQSAAEAFTQWHVKPNGTEGYRTAEVTLGGVDTDYVSSKNMQVKNQEGLFFIGEVLDVTGWLGGYNFQWAWSSGWVAGQVV; encoded by the coding sequence GTGATAAAAACAGATGTGATTGTAATCGGTGCTGGAGCAGCAGGCTTGTTTTGCGCTACTGAAGCTGGCAAGCGTGGGCGCAACGTTATTGTCTTTGATCACGCTAAACGCTTGGGCGGCAAGATCCTCATGAGTGGAGGAGGCCGCTGTAATTTCACCAACATGTATACCTCGCATGAAAACTTTCTCTCGCAAAACCCACATTTTTGCAAGTCTGCGTTAAGCCAATATACGCAATGGGATTTTATCTCCTTAGTAAATGAATACGGCATTAAGCATCATGAAAAAACCCTCGGACAGCTATTTTGCGACGATACCGCAAAAGATATAGTTGATATGCTCTTGGCTGAATGCAAAAAAGCGCAGGTTGATATAAAAAACCGAACAGAAATTATCGACATTGAATTCGTTGATAATCGATACATAGTGAATACCAGTCAAGGTGCTTTTAGCAGCGAGTCTTTAGTTATTGCCACTGGCGGCTTAAGCATGCCGAAGCTTGGCGCAACGCCTTTTGGCTATAGAATTGCTGAACAGTTTGGTATACCCATTATTCCAACCAAAGCAGCCCTCGTTCCCTTTACCCTGCATGAACACGATAAGGCAGTGATTGGTGAACTCAGCGGTATTTCAGTAGATGCTAGCGCGAGCTGCAATAATACAAGCTTCAATGAAAACATTTTGTTTACGCATCGCGGTTTAAGTGGACCAGCAGTGCTGCAAATTTCTAGCTTTTGGGAGCCGGGCCAAGAGGTAGAATTTGACCTTTTCCCAAATGGTGACTTGGTACAAGATTTACTGGAGCAGCAGCAATCAAGCCCAGAAATACAGCTCTCTACAGCACTAACTAGGCACTACTCAAAGCGATTTGTGCAAGCGGCCATTCCGTATTTTGAGTTAGAGAATAAGCCACTCAAACAATATAATCCTAAGCAATTACAATCGGCAGCTGAGGCCTTCACGCAGTGGCATGTTAAGCCAAATGGAACCGAAGGGTATAGAACGGCGGAAGTCACTTTAGGCGGTGTTGATACCGACTACGTTTCATCTAAAAACATGCAGGTAAAGAATCAAGAAGGCTTGTTCTTTATCGGGGAAGTGTTGGATGTAACTGGTTGGTTAGGTGGTTATAATTTTCAGTGGGCGTGGTCTAGTGGCTGGGTTGCGGGGCAGGTGGTTTAG
- a CDS encoding putative bifunctional diguanylate cyclase/phosphodiesterase produces MNSPSSGKNVGKEVSSEDIDTLTGFLTRGGLKTFLSDFETPEERSRLSVIVVELSRFGTVNDSVGSGTGDKIIAAISKRLSKLFVDAISLCRLHGDHFGIIFKDKTDLQTEVDRLLDFAQRPLAIRGEVIVLSIRIGVADTNIAVDSTDELVHAAEVAIHNAKSTSRKVSFFDAKMIMNARSVHQLENDLRVSLVKNASELHNAINNSEFALYYQPIVNTKNNKVHGCEALLRWNHPIRGLVSPALFIPMAEQVHLMTVLGSWIIRRACADAITWPVRKDGEEISVSINISPIQFLEPDILFSSVKTALYETGITPSRVKLEITESADFAPSMKGYLQELKNLGCMIALDDFGTGFSSISHLVELPLDYVKVDRSLVKDLECNEPSKVARATRLARSVLGLGKALDLITIVEGIETPDGITAIQALGGNLIQGYVFSKPLQADLISEFLESF; encoded by the coding sequence ATGAACTCACCCTCGAGTGGAAAAAATGTCGGTAAAGAAGTGTCAAGCGAAGATATTGATACGCTTACTGGATTTTTAACTCGAGGAGGTTTAAAAACTTTTTTATCAGATTTCGAGACGCCGGAGGAGAGAAGTCGATTATCTGTCATTGTTGTCGAATTGTCTCGGTTCGGCACTGTCAACGATAGTGTTGGTTCAGGCACTGGAGATAAGATCATTGCAGCAATCTCTAAACGGTTATCTAAATTGTTTGTCGATGCAATTTCTTTATGTCGACTGCATGGCGACCATTTTGGGATTATTTTCAAAGACAAAACTGATCTTCAAACTGAAGTCGACCGGCTATTAGATTTTGCACAACGCCCTTTAGCGATCCGTGGGGAAGTGATCGTATTAAGCATTCGCATTGGCGTAGCCGACACAAATATAGCAGTCGATTCTACTGATGAGCTCGTGCACGCCGCGGAAGTAGCCATACACAATGCGAAGAGTACTTCTAGAAAAGTATCCTTTTTTGATGCTAAGATGATAATGAACGCTCGCTCAGTCCATCAGTTAGAAAATGATCTCCGCGTCTCGTTAGTTAAAAATGCGAGTGAGTTACACAATGCAATAAATAATTCTGAATTTGCGCTGTACTATCAACCTATCGTTAACACAAAAAATAATAAAGTTCATGGCTGCGAAGCATTGTTACGGTGGAATCACCCAATAAGGGGGTTGGTTTCTCCAGCATTATTTATCCCAATGGCCGAGCAAGTTCATCTTATGACTGTTTTAGGAAGCTGGATAATACGTAGAGCATGTGCGGATGCTATCACATGGCCTGTGCGTAAAGATGGCGAAGAAATTTCAGTGAGTATCAACATTAGCCCTATTCAGTTTTTAGAACCAGATATATTATTCTCTTCAGTAAAAACGGCCCTTTATGAAACGGGCATTACACCATCTCGAGTAAAATTGGAGATCACCGAATCGGCCGATTTTGCGCCAAGTATGAAAGGGTACCTACAGGAATTGAAAAATCTTGGATGTATGATTGCATTGGACGACTTTGGTACAGGATTTTCTTCAATCTCGCATTTGGTTGAACTGCCTCTTGATTATGTGAAAGTGGACAGATCATTGGTAAAAGACTTAGAGTGTAACGAGCCATCAAAGGTAGCGCGAGCAACACGCCTCGCTCGTTCGGTACTGGGATTGGGCAAAGCGCTTGATTTAATAACCATTGTTGAGGGGATTGAAACTCCAGATGGGATAACCGCTATTCAAGCACTCGGGGGGAATCTTATTCAAGGATATGTGTTCTCTAAACCACTTCAAGCCGATCTGATAAGCGAATTTTTAGAATCATTTTAG
- a CDS encoding BLUF domain-containing protein, with product MGDLYNIAYISKNAIHGNHEEIKQQISDILAKAQKNNPVRGISGALLYSGGYFCQVIEGPEDEIEELFEIIQMDDRHSDVTVLHFEPLEERGFSDWSMAFAGIEENMRFDIDGIKNSKDELAMKETGKALVNVLELLVSQHQSVSKG from the coding sequence ATGGGTGACTTATACAACATAGCGTACATCAGTAAAAATGCTATCCATGGAAATCATGAAGAGATAAAGCAACAAATCAGTGATATTTTAGCAAAGGCTCAAAAGAACAATCCAGTGAGAGGTATTTCGGGTGCGCTGCTGTATTCTGGTGGGTACTTTTGCCAAGTGATCGAAGGACCGGAAGATGAGATAGAAGAACTATTTGAAATTATCCAAATGGATGACCGGCATTCTGATGTTACCGTTCTGCATTTTGAACCTCTTGAAGAAAGAGGTTTCTCGGATTGGTCAATGGCGTTTGCCGGAATCGAAGAAAATATGCGCTTTGACATCGATGGTATAAAAAATTCAAAAGATGAACTGGCCATGAAGGAAACGGGTAAAGCCTTGGTTAATGTCTTAGAGCTATTGGTTTCTCAACATCAAAGCGTTTCGAAAGGATAA